The following proteins come from a genomic window of Microtus ochrogaster isolate Prairie Vole_2 unplaced genomic scaffold, MicOch1.0 UNK1, whole genome shotgun sequence:
- the Pcbp1 gene encoding poly(rC)-binding protein 1, giving the protein MDAGVTESGLNVTLTIRLLMHGKEVGSIIGKKGESVKRIREESGARINISEGNCPERIITLTGPTNAIFKAFAMIIDKLEEDINSSMTNSTAASRPPVTLRLVVPATQCGSLIGKGGCKIKEIRESTGAQVQVAGDMLPNSTERAITIAGVPQSVTECVKQICLVMLETLSQSPQGRVMTIPYQPMPASSPVICAGGQDRCSDAAGYPHATHDLEGPPLDAYSIQGQHTISPLDLAKLNQVARQQSHFAMMHGGTGFAGIDSSSPEVKGYWASLDASTQTTHELTIPNNLIGCIIGRQGANINEIRQMSGAQIKIANPVEGSSGRQVTITGSAASISLAQYLINARLSSEKGMGCS; this is encoded by the coding sequence ATGGACGCCGGTGTGACTGAAAGCGGACTCAACGTGACTCTCACCATTCGGCTGCTGATGCACGGAAAGGAAGTAGGCAGCATCATCGGGAAGAAAGGGGAGTCGGTGAAGAGGATCCGCGAGGAGAGCGGCGCGCGGATCAACATCTCGGAGGGGAACTGCCCGGAGAGAATCATCACGCTGACCGGGCCCACCAATGCCATCTTTAAGGCCTTCGCCATGATCATCGACAAGCTGGAGGAAGATATCAACAGCTCCATGACCAACAGTACGGCGGCCAGCAGGCCCCCGGTCACCCTTCGGCTGGTGGTGCCCGCCACCCAGTGCGGCTCCCTGATCGGCAAGGGCGGCTGCAAGATCAAGGAGATCCGCGAGAGCACGGGGGCCCAGGTCCAGGTGGCGGGGGATATGCTGCCCAACTCGACAGAGCGGGCCATCACTATCGCCGGCGTGCCGCAGTCGGTTACCGAGTGTGTCAAGCAGATCTGCCTGGTCATGCTGGAGACGCTCTCCCAGTCTCCGCAAGGGAGAGTCATGACCATCCCGTACCAGCCCATGCCGGCCAGCTCGCCAGTCATATGCGCGGGCGGCCAAGATCGCTGCAGCGACGCGGCCGGCTACCCCCACGCCACCCACGACCTGGAGGGACCACCTCTAGACGCCTACTCGATTCAAGGACAACACACCATTTCTCCGCTCGATCTGGCCAAGCTGAACCAGGTGGCAAGACAACAGTCTCACTTTGCCATGATGCACGGCGGGACGGGATTCGCCGGAATTGACTCCAGCTCTCCAGAGGTGAAAGGCTATTGGGCAAGTTTGGATGCATCTACTCAAACCACCCATGAACTCACCATTCCAAATAACTTAATCGGCTGCATAATCGGGCGTCAAGGCGCCAACATCAATGAGATCCGCCAGATGTCCGGGGCCCAGATCAAAATTGCCAACCCAGTGGAAGGCTCTTCTGGAAGGCAGGTCACTATTACTGGCTCGGCTGCCAGTATTAGCCTGGCCCAGTATCTAATCAATGCCAGGCTTTCCTCTGAGAAGGGCATGGGGTGCAGCTAG